In Heteronotia binoei isolate CCM8104 ecotype False Entrance Well chromosome 1, APGP_CSIRO_Hbin_v1, whole genome shotgun sequence, the genomic window AAGAATCGTTTCAGAAGACATCCTCAAAGAAACCAAACTGGTGAGGTTTGGGAGGGAGCTTGCCAAAATGTATGTGAGTTGTGTATGTGATATACAGCTTGCCAAAATGCACTTCAGACCACATGCCATCATTTTCTGCTTTGAATGTTCCTTCCCATAAAAGTTCCTTGCAAGGAGAAAGGTAAATCAGCAAAGAAAAACATTTTACCTCTTTACTGGTGAGAGTTTCTTATTGCCAGAATTTTTAAATACAGGAAAACTTGCCAAAGGGTAAACAGTCTGAAACAGCAGTTTATCCTACTACCTCATTCTTCTGTTTGTGTAAACCAGGCCCAAGGCAGTAGCTAGCATTAATGCCATAAAGTCAGGCATACTCAAGAGCCTGGCAAATATTTTCATAAATATACTCATGCTAGTGTTAAATAACCACATTTAGCTACAGCTCCTCTTCCTTATTTGAAAACTGATCAAGGCCAGACTGACATTTGGAAAACCCTCACATTACCgtatacattttgaataaaacttagttggtcttaaaggtacacttgtctcctgctttgttctattgcttcagaccaacatggctgcctactgcaATCTAACTACCGTGTACCTGTTTCACCACTCCTAAACAAATGGATGTTTGCCGCCTGTTTGGGGTTGCATTTCTAACCCTGGGATATAAGAATTGATAATTtactttttcatagaaaaaggggTGTGAGCACAACAATCTACTTCAGATGCATCCATCACAATACACCAAGTGCTGCAGGACTCTGGGCCATTTGGAAGCAGGAGATTCCCTTAAAGATCTGCCAGATTTAGCCCTGCAGTGTAACAGCTGCTCCTCAGTGAGCTTTCATCTCTGCACAGGATGCAGCCACAGGGAAAGCAGCCCAAACAGCCACCTCACATGGCACACAAGGAAATGTTATTCTGCGATTTTTGCCCTGTTAAGAACCGAGCTAGCCTCTGGGCGTGTATTTATCAGATATGGTTTGAAGAAACATACCCTGGAAGTAGGATGGGACACCCCAATCAGATAATGAATATATTGCTAAATATGGTGGAAAGAATGCAGCTCTGCAGGAAGCACTATACTACTTTATTTTACCATGGTGTCATTTGGTAGCAAGGCCCCAAGCGAAGGCTGCTTGTCTCCAACCTCTGCAGCTATCAGGGGCAAACTGCAAGTATTGCAAAGCTGCTTGTACTGACCACTTAGAACTGCAGGCATCTCCAGACTTTTATAGTACTTGCTGATATTTGGCctttatttttcattttgtttaaaaatttgTTAACTGTAGGCTGAGAACTAGTCAGTGAACTGctcatgtttttaaaaacattcaacTTTCTTAAAAGTTGGTTGCAATTTTATAAGTCAAAATGCATTCTTTGACAATGATCCAGTTTGTTTTGCAGTAGGCATATGTACTTTCTCCTACTCTTCTAATAAAAGTTCATATCTTTAGATACTTTTTACAGGTCAGATACCTAGCAGGAAACTGGGAAGTCGTCGTGACTCTGGGTAGCTGCTGTGTATTGCACATTCCCTGAATATGGGTCCAATTTGGACCCCACCCAATCCTATTCTCCAGAGAAGGCAACCCACCAAGTGTACCAGCCCCCTCAGCCATTACTCCAATTCAGTTTCAAAGGAGGCTAAACATCAACACAGctcatttttattgtttaaaaactTTACAATGATTTTTGTTCCTAACATTTAAACAAGTGGCATAAAAGTCAGGTGGGAGGATCCAACACTGTTTGCAAATAATGTTGTCCCTCGTTTAAATACACATCACTTATTTCGTAAAACAGTGTTAATCCTCAGGCCAATTATAGCTCAAAATTGAGGGAGACGAAAAAGTGTCTCCCTTTAAATCAACAGGCAGATAAGGCTTCAAGAGTTAGCTGGCCTGACAGCCAAACGGAACCTATTGAAGCCACACAAAAGAGATTCAATTCTACAAAGCCTTAAAATAGAACgttcccctctcccccttttctcAACCCTCTCTCTGGAGGAAAAGATGTTTGATTAAAAGATTGTGGTAACAAAAATATTTTCTGGCATTGGGAGGGATAGTCCCAGGGACACATTTTAGATGCTGGAAGTTTCACAAGGAAGAAAcaagtggggaggaaggaaaattcaATCCCTAGCTAACTACAAAAGCCCCAGCAACATCCAGTGAGGTTCTGAGCCAGAGTGTTCACAAGAAGGCATCACACCATTCCCTCAGGCAGCCATAACAGTCTCTGGATTGCTTGGCGTTGGCACCACATGTGTCTTTCAGCCACTCACGGAACAGGTCCTCATCCTTCTTCAGCACCAGGAACTGCCCAAGCACCACATAAGCCTAGATTTAGGAAGGGGAAAATATGTAGTGTAAGCAACTGGGACAGTGAATCCAGAGGTCTATCAATCTGCCTGCTACAATCATCACCGCAAGACCACTTTCCCCTTGGGCAAGCATGGATCAGCAGTACTCCCAGACACTGCCTCTCCTTTCCCCAGCACCAGCTGGTGCCAAACATGCCGATGACCTTCTCACCTTATCTTCTCCTTGCCTAGCATCAGCCAGTGTTCAGCACACAAGCTGCTTCTGCCAGCCTTTTCTAGCCCAAGCAGAGCAAAGTCCAACATGACAAGCAGCACCACTTCATGTGCTGACCACTGGGAGTGGCAAGGGATTAAGGACACAATGGGGGCAGACCACCTCTGGTGCTGGGAAGCTAAAGAGAGCCATAGAGACAACAGAGTTAGAAATACTGGAGGTTGGTTCACAGCAGGACCAGCTGGGGCAGAGGATCTTCTGCGAAGTCTCACACTTTGGAGAGTGCGAGTGATCCTCCCCGTAAGACAGGCTATTGAATTTAACGCTCTGGACACAACTGTTTTGAATCAGACACTGGTCagggcatatatatttatttactgtatGGCATCTCCAGGGCATAGTCACTGTGAGAACAAGTTGTGAGTGGGCAAGGCAGCTGTTGACTCCCCACTATGTCATGAACCCTTCGAGCAGGTCTGTTCCCAGGTATTTCAATTCAAGTGTTTGACATAGTCTATGCAGTCAACTCTTGAGGCTCTGCACACTTCAGGAGCATGGGCCATGATGAACATAGTATGACTTACAGACAAGATCTGGACTCAAATGCCTACTCCAGCCAAAAAGCTTACTAGAATACTTAGGACTACTACACTCTCTCAGCATTGCTCACAATACCAAGTTGTTGGAAAGCGTGAAGGAGGGAGAGCTCCCTGAAAGGAGGACAGCTAAAATGCAGCAACATGTACCACATCACTGGCTCTCAGATTTTACAAAAAGGCTCCAGATTACTTCATAAAAGTGTCTTGGATGAAAAGTTTTCTCAAGGGAGCTCAAAATTCTGCACTCACAACTTGTGCGGCAAGTGAGGTATAACATCGTGAATATTTGCTTATTATAGTTACTTTTTTCCCACAGGGACTTCAAGGCCTACTTAGCTTCAGCAAGTCTGCTGCAGCTTGCACTTTTAGACCATACCCTAACCAGACAGCCAAGAAGCCCTGAAACAGCAGGTTGCAGAAAGCAGGCTAGTTTCTCTGAGTGTGGTTATCTGACAGCACTGGACATATGCCTTATGCCAGTCACCTGACAGCAGCCTCTCAAGAAGAGCAGCAAAGGACTGAACGCATTAAAGCTCAACCCTCCAGCTAGGTTCATCTCCCTGCCCCGCCAAACAAGCTGATGCAATCTTTTAGAACCCAGAAGATACCTTATCAAAGCCTTTGTCTTCCAGCTTCTTGCCAAGCACATCTCCAATGCCTGCCAGAGTGCCGACAGGCTTCTCGCCCATAGGTTCTGCCACAAAATCCCGGTGCTTCTGGCTGGTCGTCATTTTGGCTGCTGCTCTGCCTGCAAGCGAGAAAACCAAGGATCAAGCAGGTATAATAATTAAGAGGGTAGGAGAGAATATTACTAACCCGCTATAGTCGCACATGCCAGTCAATTCTTGCTGACCCAATAGGTCAGCTGCTGTCACAGGATCATCATAGCTGACTTGTTGCCTGTTCCAGGAAGGAAGAGACCAAGAGGTCCATGTGGATGGAATCTTTAGCCATCTACATTCCCCACCCTCAATTAAACCAAGCACCTCTGATGCTATCACAATCCAACtgggagttctcccagaactggtAGTCTTCTCTGGCCTACAAGTGTTCTGCAGGTAACCAAATCTCAGAGAAAAGATACAAAATACTTAGCTATCACTCAGATGGGGGTGTTTTAGAAAACAGCAATTTATGGCACAAAGTTTAGGCAATCTCACTGCTGTTCTTCAAAGAACTGTACTCCTCAGGCAGGGCAATATCCTGTCAGCCATGGCATCACCAGCTAATTTTGCAGGTGCAGGATCTCATAAGGTTGGTCCTGTAGATCCATTCTACTAACGGCGTCTTCCCCAGATGAAAATCTTAATAAACTGCGCCAAATTTCAAGGGGGCTATTGAAAGATGTAACAAGACAATTTTGGAGAAAACAGATCAAGAGAAGTTTTCAAGCCATGATTTTAACAATGGCTCTTAAAAGACCCAGCTTCTGAAAAACTGGTCTCTGATCATACTACAGTCAATTGCTAAATGGCTGTGATTTCTCCAGTCACGCGCAAAGGAAATCTGTGTGTTGCTATTGTGTACTACGGCTGTGCACAGCTTCTGCCCCATCAATGCTGCCGTCTCCAAATAACGAAATGACTTGAAGGTGGCGGCAGCTGGCATTGGTTACAGTGCCACTAAATAAGGCAACATGTGATATCAGAGCAATGAGAAAGGATACCAGCACCCCCTGCTGATCAGTGGCCATTGCAGCACAACATGGAACCAAGCCACAATGGTTCTTTTGTTTTAGAACTTTCAGAGTTGCCAAaaactttcaagtttttcttCTGTGGACTTCTGTTCCAGGCTTGAGACATGCACCCCTCCACCCCAAATATCGGTTCTGAACACCAGATGCCAAGCCAATCTGTTCGGCCCAAAATCTTTATACTCTGCAGCTCACTAGACACACTACAGATCTACACATTTCAGATACGGATCTGCCCCAATTCAGCATGTAAGAAGCAGGGGATGGGAGCTTCAGTTTCAAGAATAAAGGGCTCATGTAGGTAAAAGCTGCAGAACCTGCTGGCAGACTGGTCACCGTCTCCGCAGCCCCACCCTCAAGTCATACTTATATATATGGAGTGATAGATTTCCTCTCTTGCATACAAGTTATAAAAATCATAATTTAAATAACTGAAAGAACTACAACAGCAGaagaataaaaacaattaaaaagcaaAGAGgcaaaaaaacttttaaaaagcggTGAAAGTGAAGATCATATACTATCCTAAAGGCAAACACACTCCTGCTATTGGGGATTGGATGTAGAAAAAAactcagggggagggggagagttagTGATGTGAAGAGGGAATTTTtcaaaacaagatttttttttccagaagaatTTTCAATACTATGTTTTCCCCATGAAAATTGTTTTCACCCTACATTTATCAATATTGTCTAGTTGTcagggcttaatatgcaaaacaaTCATGTTAGATGCGCTAATTGTGGAATATCTCATCACTTGTACATAGGTGTCTTCTTTTGCTAACATTAGGCATTGAAATTCTTTAAATTTGGATCAGAATGTTTTCTAGAAAATTTTCCAATTAAACATTTCCCAGAAAACTCACATCACTGCGTAAGGCAAGGATGGACTTTACACTGCTCACCCATTGGCCCATTTTGCTCTTCAGTTACACCTTCCCACCTTCCCTGCCTATGCTATTAAACACTGATCTGTCTCCAAACAGAGGGACCAGCTGCTACTGTAACTCACTTGACTCTGAACCTCCCAACAGAAATGTTCCACACTCCTCCAGCTAGCAGCTGGCTGTTGTCACCCAACACATTTCCTCATCAGCTAGCATTGCTACACACACTCCTGAGAACTCAAGAGCCTGAGCAAAATGCACCACTCTGTACTTTGACTCAGCTAGTCTAATTGCTTTCCAGACCCTCACCTTGGGATACCTCCTGACCAGAGAGATGCTTGGGGAAGAAGTACAAACTGCCAAAGTACATTGAGAAAGCACTCGCACCTTTAACATGGAAGAAGAGATGGCAGAATCAAGGACAGCCTGTAGTCGCATGTCACTCAATGCAAACAAGTCTGTCCCTAAAGGCACCACAGAGTATTTGTtgacttacttcatttatactccattttcctgcccaatagggacccaaagtggcttatgacATAATTCTCCCCTCTACCATTTAATtctaacctaacctacctcacagggttgttgttgagaTGGTgcaactggctcaaggtcaccaagCACAGTTCCATGGCAAGAATAAGGGttcagatctgggggggggggtctcagttTCTAGTCTGTATCACACTAGCTCTACCTCTAGAATGTAGGCGTCTGTGCCACCTCACCCTGTGTTCCACTTTCCTACTGTTACTGGCATGGATCCCCAAAGGAAAAAATGTCCGCCACACCCAAACATTTCCTTTCAACATATACTTAGAATAGATGAGGCAGCTTGCTCTGTGTAGGAGCCTGTTGAAGAAGGGAGCATTTTAAAACAGAAGTGAACCAAGCACAGCAAGGTTGGGAAAGCCCAGCACCTGTGAATTTAACAACACCCCAACATTCAGAATATTTTTAGATCCTCAGGAGAGAGGATCAACATATTTCAACAAATTACTACTTTGAATCTTTCACCATACACAAAACCTTATGCTCATTACaaacagataatttttttttaatttaaaaaagtgCCGATACTCATACCTAATGTTGTGTTGCTTTCCACCAATTCCCCAATTGGATTGGAGAGAACTCCCTTGCACAGGTGCCAGCACTCAGTACCAGTGAGAatcaccacacacacaaaaatgcccTACAACTGAGGCAGGGAAAGGGAGCATAGAAGGTACAGGACCAAAAGAGAACCACCCATGTTCTAAAACGAGAGTACTGGTGTTAAAAAACAGCAATTTTTAGTGGAGGCCAGGTGAACAAAGCAGATGGAAGGAACTGACAGCTGAACACACTGGACAGATCTAAGGTGATATGCAGGCTCTTACCAGGAGACACAGACCTCCAGCTACTGAGATTTCAGGAACTGTGGTGCAAGGAACTCTCCCACATACATATAAATCAACTGAACCCTTGCGTAAGCACTTCTTCAGTATCTGTTATATGATCTTTTCTACAGAATATTTGGAGAGAAACAGCTTGAAGCCAGAAAGACACTGCAATTGACCGTGCATGGCCTTTATGCAGTGGGCATACAATGACATAAGCTCAATATTTACAAAGATCTGCCCTTGTTTGTTCTTAGTCACTACTGGTAATGCAACAGTCAGTTGCCAGTAGAAGTGTGCAGAATCACCCACTGCTACTCAACATTATTCAAGAAGCAGAGGGAGGAGGCTCCAAGTGAGATGGAGGGGGTCTTCTCTAGTGAGCTTCATGGATGGAAGTCTTAGCATACTGGTTCTGTATAATCCCTTCTATTTAGTttttcttgtttatttattttttgctagCAGACTTGGGTACTGTTTGGATGAATGGTGGAGAAATAAATACAAGATTCCAAAAAAACTTTATTTTGTGTTTCAAAATAACATTTTGGAAATGGTTAGAAAAATAAAAATGATACATAAGAACACaggagaagctatgttggatcaggccaatggcccatctagtccaacactctgtcaaacAGTGGTCAAAGAAACCTAAGTGGCATCAGGAGATCCacccgtggggccaggacactagaagccctcccactgttgccccccccccccccccgcagcaagaaTATacagcatcattgccccagtcTTGGtcttgggcaacagtgggagggcttctagtgtgctaGCAAATAAAGAAATCAAACAAGACAAACTAAATAGAACCAGTGTGATAAGACTCCCATCCACAACGTTCACTAGAGAAGTCCCTCtccgcctcacagggttgctgggaGAATTACGAAGGGGGGAACCCCAAGCTCCTCTGGAGAATGTATGGGACAAAAGCAGCATGAAACAGACATTACCCCTCATGTGTTGCCGTAGCATTGCAAGAATTAGTTAGGAGTcaacttttaaaaactctttcATGAAATTAGGGTTTTATTGGTCTCTTTGAGTTTATCAATGGGAAAACGGGCCATAATACAGAAAGACGAAAAAGCCCGCCTTGCAAGGCTGCTCAACGAGCGCCAACATGGGGCCGTGGGCGGAAGAGACGAGGCCACCTGGCAAAACCATCATCATGACTAAGGCTGGGCGGTGGGACCGCTGAGCTCCGGTTACGGAGCCCACTGTGGGAATTCACTCTCGGCCAGCCCCGCAGGCTCTCCCGCCACCAGGGGAGCAAGGCGGGCCCCATCCCCTGCCCCATTGCCCGCTTaccgctcagccttccttccaaCCGTCGCTCCCGCCCAATCAGCGCTGCACTCACTGCGCCTGCGCCTTCGTCCGTTTCTACTTCCGGGTGTCTAGCTGACtgccttctttgggactggattGGCTCTTCGGTCTAGTGACGTCTTGGACAAGCAAAGGGCACGCTCTAGCCTCTCTGGGAGCTCTCTATGGTTACGTGGGTCTGGAAGTTTCTTCACTGTGGACGCCCAAGGGAAACAATAGAGAAGGAGGGTGGTTATTATTGCTACAATAAATAAGACTCGTTTTTAATCTTGCAACCATGCAACTAGTAATATAGATTGCGTAGTGTGTGTATATGCAATTTATATTTATATGCAATTACTCTAGATTATATGTTAGCTTATAGCTCttcttagcctaatctacctcctAGGGTTGTTGTgcgtagacaagttgcacctttaagaccaactaaattttaaaaagtattttaaagtgttttaaaggtgcaacttgtctactgctttgtttgcttcagaccaacacggctgcccacttggttgTTGTGCGTGTTAGCCTTGGGAAGACCTGGGCTCTGGTCACTGCCTGTCCTACAACTTCCTCGGTGACCCTGGCCCAGTCTCATAACCTACTTCAAAGGTTCAGATGGGTAgtagtgttggtctgaagtaacagaacaaagtttgagtccagtggcatctttaagatcaacaaggtttaattcttagtataagctttcctgtgcatgcacatttcttcagatacattgaaacagacttccaCAACCAATACATATGGGGGAGGCGGTTGTGAGGATAGAGGTGCATAAGAGTACCTTAAAAGGGGCCAAGATAAAAGTGCACTGAAGAAATGAATACAATATCAAATTGAATATATTATGCTGGAATAATATATCAACAATCATGTATATAACTATTTCCAGAGGTCTACCTGTGGTTATGTCTGTTGCTGAAAACATAAATATGATTCTTGCAGCTCTTTTAACATCTTTATTTTAGCATAAACTTTACTGAACTAGAGCCCACTTCCATCGAATGCTCCAGCACAGCTTCCACAGCACCCTGCCCATTTAGATAGCCATCCACGCTAGTAGAGCTGTTCCACTCATAGGTGGAGACAGCTCTGATTTCCCCAGGACCTGTCCATATAAACTAGTAAGAAATGGGCTTCCTTACTCCTCTCCCCCCAtgcccatgcatagttatagaacTAGTGGGCATGGGGGGAGAGGAGTAAGGAAGCCCATTCATTCGGACACCACGTGCCCTCCTGTTGCTATTGAACAAAGTCTGgagttagattcaggtgggtagccatgctcatagaatcatagagttggaagggatctccagggtcatctagtccaaccccctgcacaatgcaggaaacccacaaatacctaccccaaattcacagaatcttcaacgctgtcagatggccatctagcctctgtttaaaaacctccaaggaaggagagcccaccacctcccgaggaagcccgttccactgaggaatcgctctaacagtcaggaagttcttcctaatgttgagccggaaagtcttttgatttgatttcaacccattggttctggtcctaccttccagggctacagaaaacaattccacaccatcctctagatgacagcccttcaagtacttgaagatagtgatcatatcacctctcagtcgcctcctctccaggctaaacatccccagctccttcaacctttcctcataggactttgtctccagacccctcgccatcttcgtcgccctcctctggacccattccagcttgtctatatcctccttaaaatgtggtgcccaaaactgaacacaatattccaggtgaggtcttacagagcagagtaaagtgataccatcacatcacgtgatctggacactatacttttgttgatacagcccaaaactgcatttgcctttttttaaaaaaaattttaaacgATTTTATTAAGACATAAAGGTAACTTACAATCCATAAAACTAAGAAGTTTACAATTAGAGTCAACAGAAATAGCATCGCAAGCATAGTAATCAAAGTTCATaacaaaaacaacatttaagaaCAAAATACAGACTAAAAATAGTAATATTTAAAGttattacaacacaataatttaaaataaaatcggGAGAAGAAACAAAATAATGTGATACACTTGTAGGTAACTTGTTAGAGAATTATCTATAACAAAAGGAAATCCTTGTACATTTTGTTTTTGGTATAGGAATTAACATAAAATGGATCACTGTCGAGCTTTTCCAAAATGGGAAGCCAGGTTGCCAAGTACTTGgagtaggcttggtatgggtctttatgatctatggctgcctgaattttatccattacaatgtgttcccataCTTTAAGTAGCCAATTATCAAGAGTCAAGTTAAACGAGTTTTTCCAAgactgcgcaatcgtggttttagcagccGTCAGAAGTTTAACAACCAAGGATTTCTTAGAAGAAGACGATCGAGTATCGGACCAGTGATTAAGAAGTATCATTATTGGGTTATCAGGGATCAAAACCCCTGTCAGGGAAGAAAGATGGACACAGATTGAAGCCCAGAATGGTCTAATTttagggcagtcccaccagcagtgaaaataagaggctttgagcccacagtttctccagcagtccgAAGAGCCTGACTGAGTCATGAGGGAGAACTGATTAGGAGTGAGATACCAACGTGCCATTAGTTTGAaattttgttgagatatatttattaTGTTAGATTGAAGGGTGTCACTggcccatatagagtcccattggtcggggGAAAGTATGGTGCCACAGTCCTTATGCCATTTAGTGGTGTAGGAAGGTAGAGAAACTTCAAGTTTAGACAATAGGATTCGATAAAGTCGTGAAATAATACTTTTAGGTGTTTTTTCTTcatgaaaatgaagaaccaggtGTTCATAGTCAGATGAAGGACGAGAGAAGGAAGAaatcactttagggtcctgaaggaagtgcctgatttgaaagtattcaaaccaaggtatTAACTTAGTCGATTCTTGGTCTAGCTcgtttttaggtagaagttgtttagaggGTGAAAGAAGGTTAAAGAAAAAGACTTTTGAAGAGTCcctccagaccttgaaagaagAGGGTAGTTGGGCAGGAGGGAAATATTTTTGACCTATATAGGAGGAAATAATAGAAAGTCCAGGAGCCAGAAAGtgacgctccgaatcccatactgacaagagcgccctgaggaatgggtttgagttgccacggtgggcgttcatttttcttaaGCCATAATAGTTCATAATATTTCAGTGGGGTGAAGTGAGCTTCCTCTAAGGGCGTCCATGGCGGCGGAGGATGTTGATACAGTATTTTGGTCATCTGagacagaatttatttatttatttattta contains:
- the BANF1 gene encoding barrier-to-autointegration factor, with the translated sequence MTTSQKHRDFVAEPMGEKPVGTLAGIGDVLGKKLEDKGFDKAYVVLGQFLVLKKDEDLFREWLKDTCGANAKQSRDCYGCLREWCDAFL